A stretch of the Musa acuminata AAA Group cultivar baxijiao chromosome BXJ2-7, Cavendish_Baxijiao_AAA, whole genome shotgun sequence genome encodes the following:
- the LOC135617266 gene encoding uncharacterized protein LOC135617266: MKGEEMLQHCLMSKSSESEGKEDEQAVVIDDPPLTWNDGSAAMGGSKKRLLSKQLSMRETTREAKWEKRRRQTLHRRHMMMEAGNDEEKAVEKEPGDDGERRLSGRVKSLTDEDLDELRGCIELGFGFSEEEGGHDLRHTLPALDLYFAVNRQVSDPKLWSSPSPASTPTSTSSPSTLCGPLSPRSPDEQTRSGSSEAWKIFNPGDNPQHVKARLRHWAQAVACSLKQSN; the protein is encoded by the exons ATGAAGGGCGAAGAGATGCTGCAGCATTGTCTGATGTCGAAGTCCTCGGAAAGCGAGGGGAAGGAGGACGAACAGGCGGTGGTGATCGACGATCCTCCCTTGACGTGGAATGACGGTAGTGCCGCCATGGGAGGCAGCAAGAAGAGGTTGCTCTCGAAGCAGCTGTCGATGAGAGAGACAACGAGGGAGGCCAAGTGGGAGAAGCGGAGAAGGCAGACACTTCACAGGAGGCACATGATGATGGAGGCGGGAAACGATGAGGAGAAGGCCGTCGAGAAGGAGCCCGGCGATGACGGCGAGAGGAGGCTGAGCGGAAGAGTGAAGAGCCTGaccgatgaggaccttgatgagctGAGGGGATGCATAGAACTCGGGTTCGGGTTCAGCGAGGAGGAAGGCGGCCATGACCTCCGCCACACCCTCCCCGCACTCGACCTCTACTTCGCCGTAAACCGTCAGGTCTCTGACCCCAAGCTGTGGTCCTCGCCGAGCCCTGCCTCGACCCCTACCTCCACCTCGTCTCCGTCAACCTTGTGCGGCCCTCTGAGCCCCCGCAGCCCCGATGAGCAGACGCGTTCCGGCTCGTCCGAGGCCTGGAAGATATTCAACCCAG GAGACAATCCGCAGCATGTGAAGGCGAGACTGCGGCACTGGGCGCAGGCTGTGGCGTGCTCTCTCAAGCAAAGCAACTGA
- the LOC135617265 gene encoding E3 ubiquitin-protein ligase EL5-like has translation MSTADQSMGGGGGGGGGDNAGVKISSEIVVAAIIFFFMVVVLAFFFYLYAKRRLRSALRTRSRSRFDFAAADLGPLPVPGRGLEAAMLRSLPVTVYRAADFKQGIECAVCLSQLTDGEVARLLPKCGHGFHLDCIDMWFCSHSTCPLCRRPVGINPNAEPVSGLPTVHAQMNAGDSVTTATVENRDGSLESSSSSSGALVIEIPRRVAEAFPPTSRLTTEEATSPVPARFRSLMRLWSQGRRAAGASHSLSEGGDTEATREGSSGKH, from the coding sequence ATGTCCACAGCCGATCAATCGATGGGAGGCGGAGGGGGCGGGGGCGGCGGCGATAACGCTGGCGTGAAGATAAGCAGCGAGATTGTGGTGGCGGCCATCATATTCTTCTTTATGGTGGTCGTCCTAGCCTTCTTCTTCTATCTATACGCCAAGCGGCGCTTGCGCTCCGCCCTCCGCACCCGCTCTCGGTCTCGCTTTGACTTCGCCGCCGCCGACCTCGGCCCCCTCCCCGTCCCGGGTCGTGGCCTTGAAGCCGCCATGCTTCGGTCGCTGCCCGTCACCGTTTACCGGGCGGCGGACTTCAAGCAGGGGATCGAGTGCGCCGTCTGCCTCTCCCAGTTGACCGACGGTGAAGTGGCTCGGCTGCTCCCTAAGTGCGGCCACGGTTTCCACCTCGATTGCATCGACATGTGGTTTTGCTCTCACTCCACTTGCCCCCTTTGCCGAAGGCCCGTCGGCATCAACCCAAATGCCGAGCCCGTGTCAGGGTTACCGACCGTTCATGCTCAGATGAATGCAGGGGATTCTGTAACAACTGCTACAGTAGAAAACAGAGATGGCTCGCTGGAGAGTTCTTCGAGCTCTTCAGGAGCACTTGTGATTGAGATACCGCGTAGGGTAGCGGAGGCGTTCCCGCCGACGAGTAGGCTGACCACGGAAGAGGCGACATCGCCTGTTCCAGCGAGGTTTAGGTCGCTGATGAGGCTGTGGAGCCAGGGGAGACGGGCTGCCGGTGCGTCACATAGCCTCAGCGAAGGAGGCGACACAGAAGCGACGAGGGAGGGATCGAGTGGGAAGCATTGA
- the LOC135617267 gene encoding protein TIFY 3-like isoform X2 — protein sequence MERKDVKTHPANRLLRGLTMTTAYPPAAASPFTIFYAGKVRVYNAIPPEKAQAIMLIAAAVAGATKVSGDRTPAAAEKAPAIVGPSAAAAAAALGPVLTRSLSLQSSTAGGQPQPQLMPTASDALCKLQDELPMARRHSLQRFLEKRRDRLANRAPYAAEKSSDMEVASEERPQLT from the exons ATGGAGAGGAAGGATGTGAAGACGCACCCCGCTAACAG ATTGTTGAGGGGGTTGACGATGACAACGGCGTACCCACCGGCTGCTGCGTCGCCGTTCACCATCTTCTACGCCGGAAAGGTCAGAGTCTACAACGCGATCCCGCCGGAAAAG GCCCAGGCGATCATGCTCATCGCCGCCGCCGTTGCTGGGGCTACGAAGGTATCTGGCGACCGGACTCCTGCTGCCGCCGAGAAAGCCCCCGCAATTGTCGGCCCCAGCGCTGCCGCGGCCGCCGCGGCGCTCGGGCCGGTGCTCACGAGGTCTCTGTCACTGCAAAGCTCCACTGCCGGCGGGCAGCCCCAGCCGCAGCTGATGCCTACCGCCAGCGACGCTCTGTGCAAGCTGCAAGATG AACTGCCCATGGCAAGAAGGCACTCGCTTCAGCGTTTCCTGGAGAAACGCCGGGACAG GCTGGCAAATAGGGCCCCCTATGCTGCAGAAAAGTCCTCGGACATGGAAGTAGCCTCGGAGGAGAGGCCTCAACTCACCTAA
- the LOC135617267 gene encoding protein TIFY 3-like isoform X1: MERKDVKTHPANRLLRGLTMTTAYPPAAASPFTIFYAGKVRVYNAIPPEKQAQAIMLIAAAVAGATKVSGDRTPAAAEKAPAIVGPSAAAAAAALGPVLTRSLSLQSSTAGGQPQPQLMPTASDALCKLQDELPMARRHSLQRFLEKRRDRLANRAPYAAEKSSDMEVASEERPQLT; the protein is encoded by the exons ATGGAGAGGAAGGATGTGAAGACGCACCCCGCTAACAG ATTGTTGAGGGGGTTGACGATGACAACGGCGTACCCACCGGCTGCTGCGTCGCCGTTCACCATCTTCTACGCCGGAAAGGTCAGAGTCTACAACGCGATCCCGCCGGAAAAG CAGGCCCAGGCGATCATGCTCATCGCCGCCGCCGTTGCTGGGGCTACGAAGGTATCTGGCGACCGGACTCCTGCTGCCGCCGAGAAAGCCCCCGCAATTGTCGGCCCCAGCGCTGCCGCGGCCGCCGCGGCGCTCGGGCCGGTGCTCACGAGGTCTCTGTCACTGCAAAGCTCCACTGCCGGCGGGCAGCCCCAGCCGCAGCTGATGCCTACCGCCAGCGACGCTCTGTGCAAGCTGCAAGATG AACTGCCCATGGCAAGAAGGCACTCGCTTCAGCGTTTCCTGGAGAAACGCCGGGACAG GCTGGCAAATAGGGCCCCCTATGCTGCAGAAAAGTCCTCGGACATGGAAGTAGCCTCGGAGGAGAGGCCTCAACTCACCTAA
- the LOC103991913 gene encoding RING-H2 finger protein ATL60-like has product MRISSEIVVAAIIFFFMMVVLAFNLYLYAKWHLRSALRAHSRPRFDFTAIDIDPLPVPDHGLEAAVLQSLRVTVYRATDFKEGIECAICLSQLTDGEVARLLPKCGHGFHLDCIDMWFCSHSTCPLCRRPVGTNPNVQPMSGLPTIHA; this is encoded by the coding sequence ATGAGGATAAGCAGTGAGATTGTGGTGGCAGctatcatcttcttctttatgatgGTCGTACTGGCCTTCAATTTATACTTGTACGCCAAGTGGCACTTGCGCTCCGCCCTCCGTGCCCACTCTCGTCCACGCTTTGACTTCACCGCCATCGACATTGATCCCCTCCCTGTCCCTGATCATGGCCTTGAAGCTGCCGTGCTTCAATCGCTACGTGTCACCGTTTACCGAGCGACAGACTTCAAGGAGGGGATCGAGTGCGCCATTTGCCTCTCCCAGTTGACCGACGGCGAGGTGGCTCGGCTGCTCCCTAAGTGCGGCCATGGGTTCCATCTCGATTGCATCGACATGTGGTTTTGCTCTCACTCCACTTGCCCCCTCTGTCGAAGACCGGTCGGCACCAACCCGAATGTCCAACCCATGTCGGGGTTACCGACCATTCATGCTTAG